Proteins encoded by one window of Dryocola sp. LX212:
- a CDS encoding tyrosine-type recombinase/integrase: MRYKTLPYTFQRNGNYYLQIRLSNGRMYKKSLLTDSYREACILMISIAPHVPFVKSLATSIPMFDKFVSNLITSERKAVINPLLPQQQIIVPAEIVESQPPAETVKVLTLSDAWGMYKDEKGRNWTKSISMANERYMEVLITVLGGKTDVTAITKQDIKQVMEVVENLPKRVVQPYRSMSIQQLIDCDDVPPEELVGAEAIHKHLKIYKSLFKTFLTENKDILMKSPTDGVVAAPSKARFGAYSSAEMNKFVKWALKQPDCWQKWITLLLAYTVARRGEIAKLEKSQIKYDEDSQRYYFLIAEGGQGKTENATRQVVIHPKLIEWGFMDYIDRQWKERIFSEVAGTNMTKIGKEFADIRDQLGIPYLDDFGQRRLLHSIRHSVCSAAMAGWVKNILHLQQTVGHEKSGGITKRYLHTFPLTSVSYVIDGICWN; this comes from the coding sequence ATGAGGTACAAAACCCTACCATACACGTTTCAACGAAACGGTAACTACTATCTACAGATCCGGCTTTCAAATGGCAGGATGTACAAAAAATCACTTCTCACTGATAGCTATCGGGAAGCCTGCATTTTGATGATTAGTATCGCTCCACACGTCCCTTTTGTTAAATCTTTAGCTACCTCAATCCCAATGTTTGATAAGTTTGTGTCAAACCTGATCACGTCTGAACGCAAGGCTGTGATAAACCCACTTTTACCCCAACAGCAAATCATTGTCCCTGCTGAAATAGTGGAATCTCAACCGCCAGCCGAAACGGTAAAAGTGCTAACACTTTCTGATGCGTGGGGTATGTACAAAGATGAAAAGGGGCGTAACTGGACAAAATCGATCTCAATGGCAAATGAGCGTTACATGGAAGTTTTGATAACTGTCTTGGGAGGGAAAACGGATGTCACGGCGATCACAAAGCAGGACATTAAACAGGTGATGGAAGTCGTTGAAAATCTTCCTAAGCGTGTTGTTCAGCCTTACCGCTCAATGTCTATTCAGCAATTGATAGATTGTGATGACGTGCCACCGGAAGAGTTAGTAGGAGCCGAAGCTATCCATAAACATCTTAAAATCTACAAATCGCTTTTCAAGACCTTTCTTACAGAAAACAAAGATATTCTGATGAAATCCCCAACTGATGGGGTAGTGGCAGCACCATCTAAAGCAAGGTTTGGAGCATACAGTTCGGCAGAGATGAATAAGTTTGTAAAGTGGGCACTTAAGCAGCCAGATTGCTGGCAGAAGTGGATAACATTGCTGTTGGCATACACAGTAGCCAGAAGGGGAGAAATTGCCAAACTGGAAAAATCACAAATCAAATATGATGAGGATAGCCAGCGGTATTATTTCCTGATTGCAGAAGGAGGGCAGGGGAAAACAGAAAACGCCACCCGGCAGGTGGTAATCCACCCTAAGCTCATCGAATGGGGGTTTATGGATTATATAGATCGCCAATGGAAAGAGCGGATTTTTTCAGAGGTGGCTGGTACAAATATGACAAAAATTGGCAAAGAATTTGCGGATATTCGTGATCAGCTTGGCATTCCTTACTTAGACGACTTTGGACAGCGGAGGCTTCTGCATAGTATTCGTCACTCTGTTTGCTCTGCTGCAATGGCTGGATGGGTTAAGAACATTTTGCATCTTCAACAAACGGTAGGGCATGAGAAGAGCGGTGGGATAACTAAACGCTACTTGCATACGTTTCCGCTAACATCGGTTAGCTATGTGATCGATGGAATTTGTTGGAATTAA
- a CDS encoding PAAR domain-containing protein, with amino-acid sequence MSKGFWVVQGDKTTCGGSVLTGHPKGKLIGPNKNRQATVGCQVSCGKHPGTYSVDGGYLGEEIHGKFAAITLYSRSTCPCKAFFIPTHTFMSHGPYQAPVRAASTPVATKAVSEPIQEPEQHAQAAKKQKNFADTCKPEDNQLSNGVYIWTETTDAGHAFVSVHQENSIYLYTYGRYGRTGPGNLTGDGILNFLQGEDARVYYRAELYRMGARVFRIDDADLMKTRQFFEDLWNKSEPAIQTSEMKETTKRRGHTIDEYDVTGNNCTTHSVEGIKFAGSRVFEHNYKSTTTQIPIESEADFTIPVSLQRYLESKSSDFSSMTVIEMTGKFKKVYPNKDNLPRYQESPRGNIQHIAAGAAATGDSLSQYSSGTFGGVLEGSYDIDE; translated from the coding sequence ATGTCTAAAGGTTTTTGGGTAGTCCAGGGCGATAAAACTACTTGCGGAGGGTCTGTACTGACCGGACACCCGAAAGGGAAGTTGATTGGCCCGAATAAAAACAGACAAGCAACAGTAGGCTGCCAGGTATCCTGTGGCAAACATCCTGGCACCTACAGCGTGGATGGTGGATATCTTGGTGAAGAGATTCATGGGAAGTTTGCCGCCATCACGCTCTACAGCCGCTCTACCTGTCCGTGTAAGGCTTTTTTCATCCCCACTCATACTTTTATGTCTCACGGCCCTTATCAAGCACCTGTTAGAGCAGCATCCACACCCGTAGCAACGAAAGCAGTATCTGAACCAATACAAGAGCCAGAACAACACGCCCAAGCAGCGAAGAAGCAAAAAAACTTTGCTGACACCTGCAAGCCAGAAGATAACCAGCTCTCGAACGGCGTTTACATCTGGACTGAAACCACCGACGCAGGACACGCTTTCGTTTCCGTACATCAGGAAAATTCGATTTATCTCTATACCTATGGTCGTTACGGCAGGACAGGCCCAGGAAATTTAACTGGTGATGGGATTTTAAACTTTCTGCAAGGTGAAGATGCGAGAGTTTACTATAGAGCCGAACTATACCGGATGGGCGCAAGAGTATTCCGTATAGATGATGCTGATCTGATGAAAACGAGACAATTCTTTGAAGACCTTTGGAACAAGAGTGAACCAGCGATTCAAACATCGGAGATGAAAGAAACAACCAAGCGAAGAGGCCACACAATCGATGAGTACGACGTAACAGGGAATAACTGTACCACTCACTCTGTTGAAGGGATCAAGTTTGCTGGTTCAAGGGTATTCGAACACAACTACAAATCGACCACGACGCAGATTCCTATCGAATCCGAAGCAGATTTCACAATCCCCGTCTCATTGCAGCGTTATCTTGAATCAAAAAGTTCTGACTTCTCATCAATGACAGTTATTGAAATGACGGGTAAGTTTAAAAAAGTGTATCCCAATAAGGACAACTTGCCGCGCTACCAAGAGTCGCCAAGAGGTAATATTCAGCACATTGCAGCGGGAGCCGCCGCTACTGGTGATTCATTATCACAGTATTCCAGCGGTACTTTTGGCGGTGTATTAGAGGGATCCTATGACATTGACGAGTAG
- a CDS encoding chaperonin yields the protein MGKISERLRHARISEGHCVICGSYGQLSKDHVPPRCATTIQPMFQKTVSEHYSSDEIKPINAHAGATFKTICKNCNGKILGSLDQEIKVPIENYINLIRQYLAGVHFYGNIISTSFNAIPFLRAMVGHLLAATSVEVCKKNIIDSEFYTPLRNFVLGKNNKIEDTHDFHYWFYPNKTQITAQLTSFFNDGHLCHCSCMHFFPIAFLITFKDEGTYPAHASKLKIDDKKLYFNMTQGNLDYVAFPFTPLKGNQMMLMTDTFTSASYPQNKLPI from the coding sequence ATGGGTAAAATTTCCGAACGTTTGAGACATGCAAGAATTAGTGAGGGGCATTGCGTAATTTGCGGTTCTTATGGTCAGTTGAGTAAGGATCATGTACCACCTCGTTGTGCAACAACCATTCAACCCATGTTTCAAAAAACAGTATCTGAACATTATTCCTCTGACGAAATTAAACCTATAAATGCCCATGCCGGAGCGACATTCAAAACTATATGCAAGAATTGTAATGGCAAAATACTTGGAAGTTTGGATCAAGAAATCAAGGTTCCCATCGAGAACTATATAAATCTAATTAGGCAATATTTAGCTGGTGTTCATTTCTACGGAAATATTATATCGACATCTTTCAATGCAATACCTTTCTTGCGTGCAATGGTGGGCCATCTTCTCGCAGCAACATCTGTTGAAGTATGCAAAAAAAATATTATCGATAGTGAATTCTACACACCATTAAGAAATTTTGTCTTAGGAAAAAATAATAAAATAGAAGATACTCATGATTTCCATTATTGGTTTTATCCTAACAAGACACAGATAACTGCTCAACTAACTTCGTTTTTTAACGATGGTCATTTATGCCACTGTAGTTGTATGCATTTCTTTCCTATAGCTTTTTTAATTACATTTAAAGATGAAGGGACATACCCTGCACATGCATCAAAATTAAAAATTGATGACAAAAAGTTATATTTCAATATGACTCAAGGAAATTTGGACTATGTAGCATTTCCCTTCACACCATTGAAAGGGAATCAAATGATGTTGATGACAGACACGTTCACTTCAGCAAGTTACCCTCAAAATAAGCTCCCTATATAG
- a CDS encoding recombinase family protein, whose product MIFGYARVSDRNQNLDRQLAVLEPVCDKIVTEKESGKSTSERPELLNLLSHLREGDTLVTHSIDHLARNTRDLLEMIDNLVERGITVQFLANSMSFDKSPQSRLILTMMGAVAEFERSMIALRRQEGIALAKQARKYKGKQKNKQLHSKIIDMLQAGKNTPDEIAKLCDCGRATVFRVKKEMLTSTDNILN is encoded by the coding sequence ATGATTTTTGGGTATGCTCGTGTTTCCGATCGGAACCAGAATCTGGATCGCCAGTTGGCAGTACTAGAACCAGTTTGTGACAAAATTGTTACTGAGAAGGAATCAGGGAAGTCCACCAGCGAAAGACCTGAATTGTTGAACCTGCTTTCGCACCTCCGCGAAGGTGACACGCTCGTTACTCACTCGATTGATCATCTTGCACGTAATACCCGTGATTTACTGGAAATGATTGATAACCTCGTTGAACGTGGGATCACTGTTCAGTTCCTTGCTAACTCAATGAGCTTTGACAAGTCCCCGCAATCTCGCCTGATCCTAACTATGATGGGAGCAGTAGCGGAATTCGAGAGGAGTATGATTGCATTACGCCGCCAGGAGGGTATTGCCCTTGCTAAACAAGCCCGGAAGTACAAGGGCAAGCAAAAGAACAAACAGCTACATAGCAAGATTATCGATATGTTACAGGCTGGGAAGAACACACCGGACGAGATCGCAAAGTTGTGCGATTGTGGCAGGGCTACAGTATTTCGTGTGAAGAAAGAAATGCTTACCAGTACAGATAACATTCTGAACTGA
- a CDS encoding PAAR domain-containing protein codes for MGRQRQIAKLGNKTTKGHIVSASSTISDGRDPLVVNGDKAWCDVCKNSFEINATYSGYTDGDFLVGDGDQVLCNCKDNYVIAISGYTGHSSPERKTFATSANIAPSSSLSESKAAVSAVPVFAKSVLRGTGNTDAGTADEPQANIGEMSFYQSRPSQPASEPEQHAQAAKKKTSPPPEPPKKKSLFDKVTGFFFGEAEAMPLPPPPVVMGGSAEAGMAATAGGATAKANQDAAKALTHTMKHLSGPEAWSGSLAMNLPFVVMGAIVQSKLKGEKSDLLTLKSYWKSHTVREPYQPEYATTGSLTMKPGD; via the coding sequence ATGGGAAGACAAAGGCAGATTGCCAAATTAGGTAACAAAACAACGAAAGGTCATATTGTTAGTGCATCGTCAACTATTTCTGATGGCCGTGATCCCCTTGTGGTTAATGGTGATAAAGCATGGTGTGATGTATGTAAAAATTCCTTTGAAATCAATGCAACTTATTCAGGATATACCGATGGTGATTTTTTGGTCGGTGACGGCGATCAAGTCCTTTGTAATTGCAAAGATAACTATGTCATAGCAATATCTGGTTATACGGGACATTCTTCACCAGAAAGGAAAACATTTGCTACATCAGCAAATATAGCCCCTTCATCATCTTTATCAGAGAGTAAAGCTGCTGTATCAGCCGTTCCGGTGTTTGCTAAATCAGTACTTCGCGGTACTGGCAATACTGACGCAGGAACGGCAGATGAGCCACAAGCCAACATTGGCGAAATGAGTTTCTATCAGTCCAGACCATCGCAGCCAGCCTCTGAGCCAGAACAGCACGCACAGGCCGCGAAGAAGAAAACTTCACCACCGCCAGAACCACCGAAGAAAAAATCACTATTTGATAAAGTGACGGGTTTCTTCTTTGGTGAAGCTGAAGCAATGCCACTTCCCCCGCCTCCGGTTGTTATGGGAGGATCAGCTGAAGCCGGAATGGCAGCAACAGCGGGAGGGGCTACAGCAAAAGCGAATCAGGACGCAGCCAAAGCCCTGACGCATACCATGAAGCACCTTTCAGGCCCGGAAGCCTGGAGCGGCTCGCTTGCAATGAATTTGCCGTTTGTTGTTATGGGGGCGATTGTTCAATCAAAACTCAAGGGTGAAAAGAGCGATCTTCTAACCCTGAAAAGTTACTGGAAGTCGCACACAGTAAGGGAACCGTACCAACCCGAGTACGCTACAACTGGATCACTGACGATGAAACCGGGCGATTAA
- a CDS encoding SLATT domain-containing protein — MSNQLIEKIKEECLRIEEDALYSSKSHYNASSPWEKCNLFIGIPIAILSAIAGLSALKDMTTITIVISFLLTCLTAINTALNPSKRAGHHKSAAGEYNNLKNDVRLFREIELIEIAFPDKDLKEKVKVFSDRRNQLNISSPTIPRWAYEKTQSDVNNGYTQYSIDKGKE; from the coding sequence ATGAGTAATCAACTTATTGAAAAAATCAAAGAAGAATGTTTACGCATTGAGGAAGATGCTCTTTATTCTTCAAAATCTCATTATAATGCATCCTCACCTTGGGAAAAATGCAATTTATTCATTGGGATACCTATAGCTATTTTGTCTGCTATAGCAGGTTTGAGTGCTCTGAAAGATATGACTACCATTACAATAGTAATATCCTTCTTACTTACATGTTTAACTGCTATAAATACCGCGTTAAATCCAAGTAAACGAGCAGGGCATCATAAGTCAGCGGCAGGGGAATATAATAATCTTAAAAATGATGTACGTCTTTTTCGGGAGATTGAATTGATTGAAATTGCTTTTCCAGATAAGGATCTTAAAGAAAAAGTAAAGGTTTTTTCTGATCGTAGAAATCAGTTAAACATAAGCTCGCCTACCATACCAAGATGGGCTTATGAAAAAACTCAGTCAGATGTCAATAATGGTTATACTCAATATTCTATCGACAAGGGAAAGGAATGA
- a CDS encoding DUF6392 family protein — translation MTVNVEALIRNIGKSYKDLVDSGLITYKSDPKGASGSPTISLDMAKEGVFLAFKRDGRILKEITLSIQHDTLNDWIFPNELPTPLQKNMSRHWVHENFGEPENSIPPRVIMKQEIGRIERFTVEDFHIPITMQIRYNMADMVVAVTFLPTSELRW, via the coding sequence ATGACAGTAAATGTTGAAGCATTGATCCGTAATATAGGTAAGAGTTATAAAGATTTGGTTGATTCTGGATTGATAACCTATAAAAGCGATCCTAAAGGAGCGTCAGGTTCACCAACAATTAGCCTTGATATGGCGAAAGAGGGCGTGTTTTTAGCATTTAAACGTGATGGTCGTATACTTAAGGAAATTACATTAAGCATCCAACATGATACTTTAAACGATTGGATATTCCCCAATGAGTTGCCTACGCCGCTACAAAAGAATATGTCTCGCCATTGGGTGCATGAAAACTTTGGCGAACCAGAAAACAGTATTCCGCCGAGAGTGATTATGAAGCAGGAAATCGGCAGAATTGAGCGATTTACTGTTGAAGATTTCCATATTCCAATCACAATGCAAATCCGCTATAACATGGCAGATATGGTAGTTGCAGTTACTTTCTTGCCTACATCAGAACTTCGCTGGTAG
- a CDS encoding S-type pyocin domain-containing protein, producing MTDDETGRLKAVGYHTSTESGRDQVRVRMLDKQTDGSYEFWGDERSDKPLITWTPASTPGSQDSWDTGNNSSQAGTVTIPGLEHPDIQGVTITTTPVPEEKDFRDYILVFPGNVHPPIYIYLSKPPVELLEVELYSDFKGRSRQGKYEADHMPSRAAVEQLLMDEYPGLDQKLISKMEDRVAAIVVPKEVHQKISQTYGGRNKPDQIARDAKNLRSALDRNFDAIKPALKEYGITEEQLESARAKMHKLNTEQGLY from the coding sequence ATCACTGACGATGAAACCGGGCGATTAAAAGCCGTTGGCTATCATACCAGTACTGAAAGTGGGCGTGATCAGGTTCGTGTCCGTATGCTGGATAAGCAAACAGATGGTAGCTATGAATTTTGGGGCGACGAGCGGAGCGATAAACCGCTGATCACGTGGACACCAGCGAGCACTCCGGGATCACAAGATAGCTGGGATACAGGCAATAACAGCTCACAGGCGGGTACTGTAACGATTCCGGGGCTTGAACATCCCGATATTCAGGGCGTGACTATTACCACTACGCCAGTACCGGAAGAGAAGGATTTTCGGGATTACATTCTGGTGTTTCCGGGAAATGTACACCCGCCGATCTACATCTATCTCAGTAAGCCCCCGGTAGAACTGCTGGAAGTAGAACTTTATAGTGATTTTAAAGGGCGTTCACGGCAGGGCAAGTATGAGGCTGACCATATGCCTTCAAGAGCCGCAGTTGAACAACTCTTAATGGATGAGTATCCTGGGCTTGATCAAAAACTGATTAGTAAAATGGAAGATCGGGTAGCTGCAATTGTTGTACCGAAAGAAGTTCATCAAAAAATTAGTCAAACTTATGGTGGACGTAATAAACCAGACCAAATTGCAAGGGATGCGAAGAATTTGAGAAGTGCCCTGGATCGGAATTTTGATGCAATAAAACCCGCTCTTAAAGAGTATGGGATTACTGAAGAACAACTTGAATCCGCCAGAGCCAAGATGCACAAGCTGAATACAGAGCAAGGATTATACTAA
- a CDS encoding nucleotidyltransferase, translating into MSVQSYLDSVAKNAILKDSSITTSINTLKNRLGYYFDSSAVINHFTFGSNTRYTMLPRKYDQKSDVDYMVVFNNTGHQPQTYLNRLKYFVERYYSASERKQSHPTIRLNLNHITFELVPAVYNVLYGYQIPAPANNFETWISTDPNDFNSKLTDKNRNNHFLIKPLIRILKYWNANADYVFESYELEQKIVGMNFLFCSNIKDYFYHAVEQLHCSYWSPQWKQNAVSKLKNTVLSVKAYESGRWYYSAELEIKKILPDI; encoded by the coding sequence ATGAGCGTTCAATCATATTTAGATTCCGTAGCGAAGAATGCCATTTTGAAAGATAGTAGTATCACAACATCCATCAATACGCTTAAAAATAGGCTTGGATATTATTTTGATAGTTCTGCTGTGATAAATCATTTCACATTTGGTTCTAACACTCGATATACAATGCTACCAAGAAAATACGATCAAAAATCTGATGTTGATTATATGGTTGTGTTTAATAATACAGGCCATCAACCACAAACATATCTAAATCGGTTGAAGTATTTCGTTGAGCGTTATTACTCTGCATCTGAACGGAAACAAAGCCACCCAACAATAAGGTTAAACCTCAACCATATTACATTTGAATTAGTTCCGGCTGTGTATAATGTGCTTTACGGATATCAAATTCCGGCACCAGCAAATAACTTTGAAACATGGATAAGTACTGACCCAAATGATTTCAATAGTAAACTAACAGACAAAAATAGAAATAACCATTTTTTAATAAAGCCATTAATACGAATACTAAAATATTGGAATGCAAATGCAGATTATGTTTTTGAGTCGTATGAGCTTGAGCAAAAAATAGTAGGTATGAATTTTCTGTTTTGTTCTAATATTAAAGACTATTTTTATCATGCTGTTGAGCAACTCCATTGTTCCTACTGGTCGCCTCAGTGGAAGCAAAATGCTGTAAGTAAATTAAAAAATACAGTATTATCAGTTAAGGCATATGAAAGTGGCCGATGGTACTATTCTGCCGAGTTGGAAATAAAAAAGATTCTTCCTGATATTTAA